The Kogia breviceps isolate mKogBre1 chromosome 4, mKogBre1 haplotype 1, whole genome shotgun sequence genome window below encodes:
- the GADD45B gene encoding growth arrest and DNA damage-inducible protein GADD45 beta: MTLEELVACDNAAQKMQTVSAAVEELLVAAQRQDRLTVGVYESAKLMNVDPDSVVLCLLAIDEEEEDDIALQIHFTLIQSFCCDNDIDIVRVSGMQRLAQLLGEPAETQGTTEARDLHCLLVTNPHTDAWKSHGLVEVASYCEESRENNQWVPYIPLQER, translated from the exons ATGACACTGGAAGAGCTCGTGGCGTGCGACAACGCGGCGCAGAA GATGCAGACCGTGAGCGCCGCGGTGGAGGAGCTGCTGGTGGCCGCGCAGCGCCAGGACCGCCTCACCGTGGGGGTGTACGAGTCGGCCAAGCTGATGAATGT GGACCCTGACAGCGTGGTCCTGTGCCTCCTGGCTAttgacgaggaggaggaggacgataTCGCCCTGCAGATCCACTTCACGCTCATCCAGTCCTTTTGCTGTGACAACGACATTGACATCGTGCGGGTGTCAGGAATGCAGCGCCTGGCACAGCTGCTGGGCGAGCCGGCCGAGACCCAGGGCACCACCGAGGCCCGGGACCTGCACTGCCTCCTGGTTACG AACCCTCACACAGACGCCTGGAAAAGCCACGGCCTGGTGGAGGTTGCCAGTTACTGCGAAGAGAGCAGGGAGAACAACCAGTGGGTCCCCTACATCCCGCTCCAGGAGCGCTGA